CAGAGGAGTTCTGAAGTGAAGAAGAACCGCAAACTGCCACCGATGAGCCATAGACGACCCATGTAATTCAATTCTAATTCAACATATCTGAAGCAAAAAGCAATATAGAAACTAACACTTTTAAACAATTGATTTAGTCTTCATGGAGATGGCCATGTCATCTTTTTGCTCACGTTGTGTCGCATCAATGTATATGTGAAAAACCATGGCTTGTGGCCTGGTGGTGATTAACTTGAGGGTAAAAAGCCCAATACGGTGAAGCCACCAGAGTTCATGTCCCGGCTACTGGGGAATTAACATTTCGGCATCGCCAGGGACAGAGAACCGACACGTGGCAACACATGAACATATAATTCAAAAAAAAACAATGAATATGTGAAAATTTGTATTGATTCCTGAAAAAAAAAACTGATTTTATTTGTTTATCTTTGTAAATCTTTCATGGGTCTAATATGCTAAGCTCCACACCACTTGTAAACTTAACCGTTTGGATTAAGAAAAGAAAACTGAGATATAAGCTAGGTTGCATGGAAACTCGGATACAGGTACGATTCACGTTTCAGAAATGTTTCGGAATCAGAATCTCTTGAAAACTCGTGAAAACTCATTAGAAATTCGTTTCTTGAGAATCTCATTTTGGAAACTCAATGGAAACTTGCATTTCCACTTTAAAAACTTGTGATTATGTTTTGGAAACGTGAATAAAACCTTTTAAAACAAATGTTATAACTTGTATCTTTATTTTGAGTGAATCTACTTAATATTTAAGTATTCGATGTCTGCTATTTTAAAATTTTAATATAATTTCGATGTATACTATTAATTGTTTCATTTTCTTATACTTAAGATAAAAAATTATTTGTCGATTTATATTCTCATATAGACCAAACAGAAGAAAACAACTATTCTACTTACATGTTAATCATGTATGTGTATATAAATATGTATATATTTATAAACATTTACATTCCTAATTCCACATTTCAAAACGTTTCGTTTCCGACCTAAATTATTAATTGAAGATAAACCCCGAAGAATCGAAGAATTACAGATGAATGTTCAAAAAGAACGACTATTAAAACGAATAAAAGGGATTTGACTGGAGCACACCCGTCTGGTTCGTACTATCATTGGCTTGTTCATCTTTAACAGGGAGATTATGATAATACATATATTTCATTTTGAAAGATTAATAAGTCCATTTGATAAGGTATAACAAACATACCTTGTCTCCACATTGGATCATGGGGGAGAAGTTATAGACACCTTTCCATACTTTAAATCGACTAATTAAACTCATGTTTCTATAATCAATTCGATCCTCCGATTGGATCCTAGTTAGAGACCAACGTCTTGGAGCTAACGTGGAGTCTGCGGCTATAGCGGGAACCCCCGAATCTAAAGCCACTTGGCGTTTCAATCCAGTGTCTGCTATTCGCCACCTCGGGCTGTAGTATGTTCCAAGGATTGGCCTGTTCGCCCATTAAAGCGGTACGTGAGCTAGGTTCAGTTTGCCTAGAAGCAGCCACCCTTGAAAGAGTGCGTAATAGCACACTGATCGAGCAAGTGCATAATGGCCACTAGAACGTCCGTGTATTTTATCATCAATCTGATGAATTAATTTCAAGATATTGGTTTGGAGGCTGGAATTGACCTACCTTTTGGTTCTACCAAAACAAAACCCAGTTAGAATATCGCTTTCATACGGCGAGAGTCATTTGTTCAAATCTAATAGTAGTAAAACCGGCCAAAACCCCTGCTTTTTCCATCCGTCTCCAATTTAATGCAACGTAGGATATAAGTATCTTTATTTTACTTTAATCAAGATAGATCTTTAAGACAAAAACATAACAAGAAAACGGGAATCATAATAATCCCCTACAACATAGTCTAGTGGAACCAACGAATTGAATTTCTCATAAAGGCTTGGCTTTGTTTTTCAAAAGCATCTCACGGAGCTCCGCTGGATCAATCTCATCCGCACGGTTAAATGGTCTGTAGTATCCCGTGACTGGATCCGGGGCCCACGCAGACTCTGCCTCTTGATTTGCTCTTTGTTCCAACTTTCCCACCGTAACTCTTGTGGAACCTCCCTTACCAAATCCTGGTACTGTCGCAACGTAACTCCTCCTGAATCCGACAAGAATACGACAACAATTTATAAAATTATTTTCACGACTTTTACAGTTTTTTTAGATTTGAAATTGACTTTTACATTTTGCCAAAGATAGAAGAGCTAGATGATATAATGAAAAGGTGAAAAACGTAATAAAGTGATCTATATCATGCATTTTTTATAGTAAAAACTAGATCTGAGTGATCATATGATATATCAAATCTGTAGCCGTACAGATTAAACATAATCAGTATTTATAATTAAATTAAAATTTACATTTCGTTTTTCTCATTACAGAATTTAACCTTTTTCAGTCGGAATATAAGAGAGTGCATGATCTAAGTAAATAAAAACGGATCACTTTAAATAAAAGTACCTCAAGACAATGGAACCAGAAAAGTTGTGGGATACGGCGGAGTAAAGAGATTTAACCCCAGCGGAGAGTGAACGAGCAGCTGCCATTGTGTTATTTTAGATAGTGCAGTACTTATAAAATATGTGTTATACTGACCCAGCTTAGCTTTTAGCTACCGCAAAAGAGTTGTGTTTCTTCCAAAGGTATGTAAAATACCCCAAGAAGATAAACAATCTTTTGGCAATAGCCGTCGGTGCTAAGCCGCCGTCAGATTCTCCGGTGATGTTTTTGGTGGGAGTCTTTAGGGTTTCTGGTTGGACGCGGTTATATACACCACGGGAGGGAGATGGTTTTGGGCTCATGGGTTTTTCTGTGGGTTCACGACCACGAGAGTAAACTGAGCATAGAGTATTTTGTGGTAACACTGTCGTAGATATTTTATCTACAGACTACGGTCATGTTCACTTGAAAGAAGAAAGAAACGATACGTCCGGGGGAATAAACAAGAAATTTCGAATGAAAAGATCTGAATAAGGTCGGTGAGATCTGATGATGATCTCTACTATAAACGTGTCCCTTATGTATCATAACAGACAAAAACAGGTGTCGTCGTGCTACAGATGATAATAGACTACTTTCCGTTGAAAATTGTGATTTTATCGGGTCTGATCAATGCAGAGATCTTGAATCGCACTCAACTCCTTCATATTATATTTTTCAATCAGTGATATTTTACTTTACTTTTACTTTTTTATAAGATCAGTTTTTCTTTTTAATCGTGGAAACTCTAAAAGCATTCTAGCCACAAAAATTAATTCCGCAACTAGATTTCAATCCGCGCGGATGCGCGGATTTTTGTTTTCATTATTTTTATATAAATATTTTGTTTTCAATTTTAAATTAGTATATATTATAATATATATGTGTCTATCAATTTTTAAAACATAATAAGTTTACGGTATATATTTTTCATTGAATAGATTGTTTCAAACTTTTAGATGTATTTGTATCTTCTTCTATATATATATATTTTTCAGATTGTTATTTCATTGTTAAAATTGTAATTATATATATAAAGATTAGTAAAATATTGTTTTATTGTCATATTCAAAGATATTGTAACATTTCACAAATTTATAAAGTTTTTAAAAAATTAAAATTTTTGCTTCATAGATTTATATTATCGAGTAAATAATTAAACATTTAATTTTTGTTTAATTTTTAAAATAAACTATATAGTTTAAAATTTGTTTTCATTGGTTTAAGGTAGTAAAGATTAATCATTGTTAGATAATATAATTTTTGTTATTTAAAAAAAATCTTTATAATTTTAAAAGTTAACATCGACAAATATTTAACATATGGAGGTATAGTATTACAACATTAAATTATATCTATCTAATTTGTACTATCTATAAATCTAATGAATCATCTATTGTTTAAATCTAATTATTGATAGCCCAGTAAAATTTCTGGTAGACCCAAAATTTAAATGATAAGATTAGAGATTAAATGTAATATGACTTTTTAGAAATAGGTCCATTAAATCTATTTTTTAAAAATATCACACATAAATTAAGGTTGTGACTTCTGTTTTAATATATAAGATATTTTACATCCGTACACATAACTCATGATCTATCAAAGTTTATCAAAGCAATATTCCAGAAAAGAAAAAAAAAAGAAAAAAAAGTTTCAATTACACGATTTTTTGTCTAATATAATGAAAACCATTCAATGTATGAAAATGTACCAATAACTACACCAAGATTATGTTAATGCATACCATATATATACCATATGTTGACAACATCGTAATCAGATTTAATCGATATAGCATAAATTAATGGGGTTAATCCGTAATTAAAATAAACTTAATTTAAACCAAACAACCCGACCCAACCTAATTAACCCAACCCGCACACAGAAACCTCGTCTTAACCCGAAAAAACAGACACGAAATCGTTAGGATTTGTAAAGCAAAATCGATTTGGGGGTTTCTAACACACAGAGAGAGGGACAGAGACAGAGAGATCAAGTGAAAGAGATTGAGAGAAATTACAAATCGAGCACCTAAGAGATCAAGTGAAAGGGATTGAGAGAAATTACAAATCGAGCACCTAATTTCGTTTTCATTCTTTAAAATAGATGTGGGGAGTGGGAAAAATGTAAAATCGGGTTTTAAGAAGCGTCATTGGAGTAATTCGTTTGCGATAGTGTGGCTTCTGGAGATTCAGTTAGAGGAAGAGGGTGAAGCGTTCTGGGAATCACAATGAGGTAAAAATTCTTTGGTTTTGTACTTTCGAAAAATCATGCACATAAGTTGTTCGACATAATGCATGCGAACTGTTTTGGTTTGTTTATGATCTAGTGATATCTTTATAATCAATTTTTGTGTGATCTATTTGATGACAGTGATCCAGTGTCAGTGATCAATTTCTTTCATTCGGGTGTATTCACATTTGAAGATGGAAAGTTGAATTTTGTGAATGGTCTTTTGGAGCAGTTTGTAGTTGATGGTATAGTAATCTTTGAAGACGTAACGAAGGAGATGATTTAGAAAGGTATTATGGAGAAAATGTGGTACAAGTTACCATATGAAGACATCTTGGACAAGAAACCTTTGTTTGATAATGTAGAGGAAAACAAAAGGAAAACGAATGCTATAATACCTGACTTGACTTCTCTCGGCTGTCTTTTTTTTGTTTTTAGGTGTCTTCTTTGGTCTTCGGATATGACCTTTTAGTGTTCGAAAATGTCTCTTATTGTGAATGTTATGATATTGCTCTTGTTATGTATGACAAGTCGCCTATTTTAGATGTTAAAACAATGACTTCAAACTCTATTTTGAATGAAAATTCAGTTGATGTTCAAAGCATTACAAAGAAGTTCAAACCGTTACAAAGATTTATAAGGACAATAAGATTTCTTAAGCATTACAATAAGTACTTTAGAGCTTAAGAAAGCTGTTAATGATGTCTTCTTCTGCCTCTTCTTTTTTTCACCAAATTACTTCTAAGCTCTGAAATTGTCTTTTTTCAATTGTGCAATGGTTTTGTTCTTCTCGCGAATTTTGTTTCTAGCTTCAATCAAAGCTTTTTTTTGCCATCCAAAAGTCTTTTCCTCATCAAACCATTGAAAAATTTTGCATTCACCTCCACGCTAACACAAAGGAAACATTAAGAACTTACAAACGAAGACTCCAAGTCAA
This sequence is a window from Brassica oleracea var. oleracea cultivar TO1000 chromosome C1, BOL, whole genome shotgun sequence. Protein-coding genes within it:
- the LOC106297308 gene encoding late embryogenesis abundant protein Lea5, whose amino-acid sequence is MAAARSLSAGVKSLYSAVSHNFSGSIVLRRSYVATVPGFGKGGSTRVTVGKLEQRANQEAESAWAPDPVTGYYRPFNRADEIDPAELREMLLKNKAKPL